The segment GAGAATTGTATGCTCTTCATTTTCTCCTGCTGCAGCAGCTTTGAGGTTCTCAACTGTGCTCCCAATCACCCCTGCAGGATAAGTTGCTGTGATCTCAACCGCTCCACCTTCCAGCAAACGGAAAAACCGTTTAGCATGCTGACGTTCGTTTTCCGCTGTTTCGGTAAATATAGATGCTATCAGCTCATACCCCTCTTTTTTAGCCACTTTTGCGGCAAAAAGATAACGATTACGAGCCTGTGATTCCCCTGCAAATGAAGCAAGAAGATTTTTCTCGGTTTTACTTCCCTTAATAGTCATAACCCCTCCTTAGTGATAAAAAAACGGACCGGGAATCAATAAAACTAAGTTTTCTGATGTTTTATTTTCAAGTAGTACGCTCTTTTTTTTGTTATCTCCAGTGGCTTTAAACTATTTATACTATTTAAACGAATACCGGAAAGGCCGCTTTAGTTTCATTGGGTAATTACAATGTTGTAGATTTATATGTGCATGGAAGTAATTAAAACGGTTTAGCTCAAGAGATAACGAATTAAATTATGGTTGCCCCATTACAAAATAGCCTAAAACAGCAAGTTATCGTCTCTATCCGTAACTTAACTGTGAAATACGGAGAGCGAACGGTACTGAACAGGATTAACACCGCGTTTTTTGATTCCGAAATCAGGGTTATTCTTGGAACCAGTGGATGTGGTAAGACCACTCTTTTAAAATCCATAATCGGGCTGCTAAACATTCACTCCGGAACAGTAACGATTTTTGGTCATGAGCTTGGGGATCCTGAAGAAGTTGAAAGTGCTAAATTACTCAGAAAAATCGGAGTTCTCTTCCAAAACGGGGCATTGCTTGGCTCCTTGAGTGTAGAGGAAAATATTGCGTTACCGCTTCAAATGCACACATCATTGCCCGAAAAACTTATTAAGGAGATGGTTCGTTTTAAACTCTCGCAGGTAGATCTGCCCCATGCAGCCAGACTT is part of the Chitinispirillales bacterium ANBcel5 genome and harbors:
- a CDS encoding rubrerythrin family protein, producing the protein MTIKGSKTEKNLLASFAGESQARNRYLFAAKVAKKEGYELIASIFTETAENERQHAKRFFRLLEGGAVEITATYPAGVIGSTVENLKAAAAGENEEHTILYPEFARIAKEEGFPKIATQFSLISAVEKHHEERYLQLADLVEQGAFFNRQTSVKWKCRECGHIHEGLAAPTKCPCCEHPQAFFEITTQQY
- a CDS encoding ATP-binding cassette domain-containing protein, which encodes MVAPLQNSLKQQVIVSIRNLTVKYGERTVLNRINTAFFDSEIRVILGTSGCGKTTLLKSIIGLLNIHSGTVTIFGHELGDPEEVESAKLLRKIGVLFQNGALLGSLSVEENIALPLQMHTSLPEKLIKEMVRFKLSQVDLPHAARLYPGELSGGMRKRAALARALILDPPLLFCDEPSAGLDPVTSAGLDELLLKLRSTLGITIVVVTHELFSIETIADKILFLNEGKVLFDGKLDDARKITEGPINRFFCRQESNSNTSEAKKERFNLEYDS